The Sulfurimonas sp. HSL3-2 genome segment ACAACGGTGAAAAGATCATATTCGAGCGTCACCGCCACCGTTATGAAGCAAACCCTACATACCGTAAAGCACTTGAAGATGCTGGTATGATAGTCACAGGTGAATCAAACGGTCTGATAGAGACGGTAGAGGTAAAAGACCATCCATGGTTCTTAGGCGTACAGTTCCACCCTGAGTTCACATCACGTCTACAGACTCCAAACCCTACTATCTTAGCATTTGTAAAAGCGACTCTTGAACATATTTCCTGATATCCCCCTGCTAACAGCCGATAAACTCTATCAGCTGCTGGCAAGTCGTTTTTCTGATCATAAAAAATTAAAAGACATTCCCTCTCCTGCACTTTTAAAAAACTCCAAAAAAGCTGCACAGCGAATTGCACATGCCATCAAAAACAAAGAACGTATTACGCTTGTAGGCGACTATGATGTCGACGGTGTCACCTCTACATCTATAATGGTGCTTTTTTTCAGAGAGATAAACTACCCGCTGACAGCCATCATACCAAACAGATTTCGCGACGGATACGGCGTAAATGCGAATGTCCTCCAAAGAGTCGATGCTGATCTTGTTATAACCGTGGATAACGGTATAACAGCCGTAGAGGCGGCAGATATCTGTAAAGAGAGAGAGATCGACCTTATCATCACAGACCATCATACACCTTCTGACGAGCTTCCTGACGCCTATGCAATAGTCAATCCAAAGCTTGACGAGTGTGTCTACCCGTTTAAAGAGATCTGCGGTGCAGAAGTAGCCTGGCTGCTTTTAGGGCTTGTAAAAAAAGAGCTTGAGGTAGATGTGGACATGAGACAGTATCTAGACCTTGTCGCCCTTGCCGTGATAGCTGACGTTATGCCGCTTTATGACATAAACCGCGCGATCGTAAAAGAGGGGCTCAAGCAGATGGCATTTTCTTCTCGCCCCTCATCCGTCATAATCAGAGAGTTTTTAAACAAAAGCTCCCTCTCCTCCGAAGATATCGCTTTTAGCATTGCACCGCGCATCAACTCGGCAGGAAGGCTTGAAGACGCATCCATAGCTTTAGAGTTTTTAACGGCAGAGACTCTTGAAACAGCTGCTAAGCAGTTTGAGATACTCAACAATCTAAACAACATACGAAAAGCAACGGAAGCAGATACCACAGAGATCGCATGCTTACATGTAAACAGCGAAGACAAAGTCATCGTAGTAGCAGGTGAAAACTGGCATGAGGGAGTCGTGGGTATCGTCGCATCAAGACTGGTAAATAGATTTAAAAAACCTGCAATCGTATTAAATATCCATGCCGACACCGCAAAAGGGAGTGCAAGAAGCATAGGAGATGTAGATATCTTCTCGCTTATAAACTCTCAAAAAGGGCTTTTGACAAAGTTTGGCGGTCATAAAATGGCAGCCGGGCTTAGCTTACATGTAAGCAATATAGATGAGTTTAAAGCCGCTATAAACAGAGAAGCTCAAAATATAGATCCAAATGATTTTATACCAAAAGAGGATATCCTAGGCGAGCTTGCAAGTGAAGCGATCAACTTTGAGCTGCTTGATATCCTAGAGAAGTTCGAACCTTACGGCGAGGGAAATCCACGTCCAAGATTTCTTATCAAAGATGCAGAACTTCTACAGGTAAGGCTTTTCGGTGCAGACAGATCTCACAGCAGATTAAATGTCAGGGTAAAACCCTACGACAGACAAACCATAGAGATCGTGGCGTTTAGACAAGTCTTAGAGGTTCCCGAAGATAAAAAGATAACATGCAGCTACACAGTCAACAAAAATGTTTTTAACGGAAGGACATCCGTTCAGCTGATGCTGGACAATATCTACTTATAATCCATTACTTCATCAGTTCAATAAGCTCTTGGACACTCGCGTTAAAATCACTTTGGTTAGAAGCTTTTTGACTCATAAAGGCTTCCATAGCCTCTTTTTTATTGATAGCCTCATCCAACTCTTTATCACTTCCCTTTGTATAAGCACCGATGCGTATCAGCGTCTCATTTTCACGAAGAAGCGTATAAAGACGTCTGAACTTGATAGCCGCTTTAAAATGTTCTTCATCTATGATATCCGTCATAACCCTCGAGGCAGAATTCAGGATGTTTATAGGAGGATAGATACCAAAGTCTGTCAGTTCACGGGAAAGTACGATATGCCCGTCAAGAATAGAACGTGACTGATCGGCGATCGGATCACTCATATCATCCCCCTCTATCAAAACTGTAAAAAAAGCAGTAATCGAACCCTTGCCTTCCTCTTTTCCAGCTCTTTCCATCAGCTGCGGCAGCAGCGTTAAAGATGACGGCGGATAACCCTTTGACGTTGGAGGCTCGCCAAGGGCTAGTCCTATCTCACGCTGAGCCATTGCAAAACGTGTGACGGAATCCATGATAAAAAGTACATCATGTCCCATCTCTTTAAAGTACTCGGCAACACTCATCGCCGAAAATGCCCCGTACTTACGCATCAGGGGAGAATCATCCGAAGTCGCTACGACGATCACCGTGTTTTCCAAGTTTCCACCGAGGTTTTTCTCTATAAATTCAGGGACCTCACGTCCACGCTCACCGATAAGGGCTACGACTTTTATAGGCGCCTGACTTCCTCTAACGATCATCCCCATCAATGTCGACTTACCGACACCGCTTCCTGCGAAGATACCGAGCTTCTGACCTTTTCCGCATGTCAAAAAGCTATCTATAGTCTTTACGCCGACGCCGAACACCTCATTTATCATCCCGCGCTTCATCGCTTCTATTGGTGCTTTGATAATTGGGTTTAATCTGTCTGACTGTATGTGCCCCTTGCCGTCTATGGGCTTCATAAAAGGGTCGACGACACGCCCTAGTAATGCTTCACTCACAGGGATATTCATTCCGTTTGAGTTTTGATACACTTTGTCTTGTGAACAAAATCCCTCGACAAAACTAAAAGGAGTTATGTAAAAAACAGTATCGTCTATCTCCGTGACCATTCCCGTAGTATGCAGATCTGAACTGCTTGAGACTATTTTTACCATATCTCCGATGCTTACTTGCAAGCCTCTTGCCGTGATGACATTAGCATTTATCTTAATGACCTCTCCAAAAGAGGTCGAGAAAGTTTTTGAAGCAAGTTTTGATTTGAGTGATTTAAAAGGCATGAGTCAGCACTTTTAGTAGCGATTTCCAACCGGTGCGTTGATAAGAGAAAAGAACTCCGCACGAGTTTTTTCATCGCTTTTGAAAAGTCCGCGCAAAGCGCTTGAAGTCGTCGTCGAGTTTATCTTCTCGACTCCGCGCATCTCCATACACATATGGCGTGCCTGGATAACGACTGCCACGCCTTTAGGCTTGATAGTCTGCATGATCGCATCCGCTATCTGCTCTGTGAGCTGCTCTTGGATCTGCATACGACGTGCGAACACATTGACAACGCGAGGGATCTTAGAAAGTCCTACGACCTTCCCATCAGGTATATAAGCCACATGAGCACGCCCGATGATAGGAAGAAGATGGTGTTCACATGTAGAGTAAAGCTCTATATCTTTTATGACCACCATCTCATCATTTGAACTTGTAAAAAGAGCCGAGTTAAGTATCTCGTTTGCATCCTCTTTATATCCGCCGTACATAAACTCATATGCTTTGCGAACACGCTCAGGTGTCTTTAGAAGGCCCTCTCTTGAAGGGTCTTCACCTACACTTTGAATGATCAGTCTTACAGCTTCTTCAAACTCTTTTTCACTTGCCATTTTTTACCCTTACATTATAAATACAGTAGGAACGATCAATGGATATTTTTTCATTTTACGGTAAATATGCTTTCTAACAACTTGGCGTAAGTCGTTTTCTAAAGCTCTCGGATTTTGAATCAAGCCCTCTTTCATGTTGATAAGGAAATGCTCTAAAACATCTTCCATCTCAAGTGCAAAAGCTTTATCCTGTTTGTCTGCTACCAGACCAAAAGTCGTGACTCTCGGTTTTGCTATCATCTTCGAATTGCTCTCGTTTACCTGAGCGATTATCATTACGATACCCTCTTGAGCAAGTTTTTGACGATCCATAACGATATCGTCTTCGATCTGATGGTTGTTTTGGTTATCGATATATGTTTTTCCCGTTTTAACAGTTTTTGCTTTACGCATAAACTTCGGACCGACCTCTATACAGTCACCGTCATTCATAAGAAGGATATTACGCTCAGGAACGCCACACATAATAGCAGTCTCTTTATGTTTCATGATGTGATTGTACTCACCGTGAACCGGTAAAAAGAACTTAGGATTCACAAGACGAAGCATAAGTTTTTGCTCTTCCATACTCGCGTGACCTGAAACGTGGATGTCTCTATCAGCTGCCACTTTAGCACCTGCGCGCTGCAGGTGGTTAAGCATAGCAGAGATAGATCCTTCGTTACCAGGGATAGCACGAGCAGAAAGTACGATAAGATCTGTCGGTTTTATCTTGATATGTCTGTGCTCACCGATAGACATTCTAAAAAGCGCACTGCTCGGCTCACCTTGAGAACCTGTAGTCACGATAAGAACATCTTTATCGTTCATACGAGTTACTTCATCCGCATCGACGAAGATATTTTTTGGAAGTTTGATGTAATCGTACTGCATACAAACTTCTAAGTTTCTCTCCATAGAACGACCGATGACACATACTTTACGTCCATGCTTGATACCGTACTGGATAGCTTGATAAACACGGTGAATGTTCGAGCTGAACGTTGACATGATGATACGTCCCTCTGCCTTAGCGAAGATACGGTCAAAACCAGGTGCTACTGTAAGTTCACTCGGTGTCGGTGTCGTATTATACGAGTTCGTAGAATCACTTAACAGACATAAAACACCCTTCTCGCCGTAAGATGCAAGACGGTGCAGGTCCGCCGTGTAGCCGTCAACTGGAGTATGATCTATCTTAAAGTCACCCGTATGAATGATCGTCCCGGCATCTGTAGTGATCGCTAAAGATGATGAATCGATAATAGAGTGAGTCATGTGCATCCACTCAATCTTGAAATCGTTTCCTATCTCGTAGACTTTACGCTTTTCAACAGGATTGAAATATCTTCTGAACTCTTTTAAGTGATGCTCGTCAAATTTGTTTCCTATCATCGCAAGAGGAAGCGGAGTCCCGTAGATAGGAAATTGCATCTCTTTAAACAGGTACGGAACCGCACCGATATGATCTTCATGGGCGTGCGTTATGATAACAGCAACGATCTTGTTTCTTATCTCTCTTATGTATGAAAAATCAGGAACTAAGATATCCACACCATGCATATCTTCATCAGGGAAACTCATCCCTACATCGATAAGGATCGCCTCTTTTTCCGTTTCAAATACAGTGATGTTTCCACCGATCTCACCCAGACCTCCAAGTGGAGTAATACGAACTTTATCTGTACTGTTAAGATTTAGTTTATAGTGAGGATTTAAACGCTGCTTATGAATATCTTGATTTTTTGTGACAAACTCTTTTAAAGTCGTGTCTATCGGGGCAGGTGCGTTACGACGGCGGTTGCGGTTATTATTGCTGTTAGCGCCACTATTTGCGTTATTGCGGCTTTGAGGAGCATTTGGATTGCTCTTAGCATTTCTATTACGGTTTTGATTATTTGGTCTTCTGTTTTGATTATTGTTTGGTTTTTTATTGTTTTGCTCAGGCATTACTGCCTGTGCACCTTCACTGGCTTCACTCATCCAAACTCCTTATATTTTTTTATAGAGTTGGTGATAGTCGGTAGTGCTGAGCTGATGGGGTCGAATTGTTACTGAGAGATTCATTTCTTCAAAAATCTCTAAAAGTCTTTGCTTGTCATAGCGTGATGAAAGATTTTTAAGAAGTGTCTTTCTAGGCTGCGCAAAGGCAACTTTTAACATATCTTCAAAATCTTTATCGCTTCTGTCTGCGTGCTTTTCTATAAGCATAACAGCAGAATCCACTTTTGGCATAGGGTCAAAGGCAGAAGGGGGTACATCGATGACGATGGAAGCAGTCCCCACACTCTGAGTTATCACACTAAGTCCGCTAAAAACTTTATCTCCAACGTTAGCCGCAAATTTCAATGCGACTTCACGCTGGACCATAACAAGAAGAGACTTACACATAGGATCTGCGAGTGCTTTAAGTATGATGTTCGTTGCTATATAATATGGTAGGTTTGCTACCAGATCATACGGCTCATCAACAAGCGTGCTCTGCCAAGCTTCTAAAACATCCCCACAATTAATGTGGAGTCGCTTGGTAGCGATCTCATCTTTAAACGTGCGTTCAAGTCTCTTACATAAATCGGTATCGACCTCAAAAGCTTCTACACTTTTGACATTAACTAAAAATTTAGTCAAATCACCTAAGCCAGGCCCAATCTCTACGATCTTTCGATCATTTTTGGGCATCGCTTCGACAATTTTTCTAAGAACGCTTTCATCTTTTAAAAAATTCTGACCAAACTTCTTTTTGGCTTCAATGCGTTCGTTATTCATAACGATAGTCTATCTCATTTAGACTTATAAATAGATAATAACCTGTTACGTCTAGCGATATTTTAAATAATTATACCTATATAGTATCTATTCATTCCTTAATATTTATCATTATACATAATGCAAATCGGTAAATCATAAGTTATATATACTCATAAGAATAATATGGATAAAATGTCAGACTTATAAAAATATAGAGAAAGCTTTCAATGGACTACTTTGCAAAACGTATCATTCCATGTCTAGATGTTAAAGACGGCCGCGTCGTAAAAGGCGTGAATTTCGTCGGTTTAAAAGATGCAGGAGACCCCGTCGAAGTAGCACGCCGCTACAATGAAGAGGGTGCGGACGAATTGACATTTTTAGATATAACAGCATCAAGCGACAACCGCGATACTATCGTGGATATCGTTGCGCAGGTAGCACGTGAGATATTTATCCCTCTGACTGTAGGCGGCGGAATCAGAAAGCTTGACGACATCTATAAACTTTTAAACGTCGGATGTGACAAAGTCAGCGTAAACTCTGCAGCTGTAAAACGTCCCGAACTCATAGACGAGGGCGCTAAAAGATTTGGTTCACAATGTATCGTAACTGCGATCGACGTTAAAAAAACGGGTGATAAATACCACGTTTATCTAAACGGCGGACGTGTAGACACGGGCATAGACGCTGTAGAATGGGCGAAAGAGGTCGTAGACCGCGGAAGCGGAGAGATACTTCTCACCTCGATGGATACAGACGGTACAAAAGCGGGATTTGAGCTTAACATCACTGAGCAGATTAGTAAAGCGGTTAACGTACCTGTTATCGCAAGCGGCGGAGCAGGGACGATGGAACATATCAAAGAGGCATTTGAACACGGTGCAGACGCTGCACTTGCCGCAAGTATCTTTCACTATAAAGAGATAGATATTATGGAGCTTAAACACTATCTTCATAAAAACGGTATTCCGGTTCGCCTATGATCATCTGCGCAGGGAACAACGAGAACTTTGATTTTGCGACTCCTATGGGAGTAGGACTGATAGAAACGGCCATGAACATAACCAGGCTCTGTCTTTTTGACAAGCCTGAGTTTCTGCTTTTTGTAGGAACTGCAGGAAGTTACGGAGATGCAAATATCTTCGACATCATAGAATCAAAAACAGCAGCTAACGTAGAGTTAGCATTTTTAAATGATGACGTATATACGCCGCTAGACAATGTGATCTCGACTAACACTACTAACAAAAAAGATGTTATCGTCAACTCGTCAAACTATATAAGTACCAATGCCGAACTAGCAAAAAAGTTTTTAAAACTGGGCATAGGCATTGAGAACATGGAGTTCTTCTCTGTCTTAAAAGTTGCACAAGAGTTTAATATTCCTGCAGGCGGAGTGTTTTGTGTCACTAACTATACGGATAAAAATGCTCACGAAGAGTTTGTAAAAAATCATGAAAAAGCAAAAGAGCTACTTGCTATACATGTAAAAAATCGAATCAAAGAACTAACACAAAAATGAAACCGTCACTACTAGATTTTACTAAAGAAGAGTTGGCACAAAAGATAAAACCTGCTTTTCGTGCAAAGCAGATATTTGGCTGGATATACCATAACTATGTGGACAGTTTTGATGAGATGCAAAACATCCCAAAAGCACTTCGTGAAGAACTGGCGCAAAAC includes the following:
- the hisF gene encoding imidazole glycerol phosphate synthase subunit HisF; protein product: MDYFAKRIIPCLDVKDGRVVKGVNFVGLKDAGDPVEVARRYNEEGADELTFLDITASSDNRDTIVDIVAQVAREIFIPLTVGGGIRKLDDIYKLLNVGCDKVSVNSAAVKRPELIDEGAKRFGSQCIVTAIDVKKTGDKYHVYLNGGRVDTGIDAVEWAKEVVDRGSGEILLTSMDTDGTKAGFELNITEQISKAVNVPVIASGGAGTMEHIKEAFEHGADAALAASIFHYKEIDIMELKHYLHKNGIPVRL
- the rsmA gene encoding 16S rRNA (adenine(1518)-N(6)/adenine(1519)-N(6))-dimethyltransferase RsmA, giving the protein MNNERIEAKKKFGQNFLKDESVLRKIVEAMPKNDRKIVEIGPGLGDLTKFLVNVKSVEAFEVDTDLCKRLERTFKDEIATKRLHINCGDVLEAWQSTLVDEPYDLVANLPYYIATNIILKALADPMCKSLLVMVQREVALKFAANVGDKVFSGLSVITQSVGTASIVIDVPPSAFDPMPKVDSAVMLIEKHADRSDKDFEDMLKVAFAQPRKTLLKNLSSRYDKQRLLEIFEEMNLSVTIRPHQLSTTDYHQLYKKI
- the recJ gene encoding single-stranded-DNA-specific exonuclease RecJ, with the protein product MNIFPDIPLLTADKLYQLLASRFSDHKKLKDIPSPALLKNSKKAAQRIAHAIKNKERITLVGDYDVDGVTSTSIMVLFFREINYPLTAIIPNRFRDGYGVNANVLQRVDADLVITVDNGITAVEAADICKEREIDLIITDHHTPSDELPDAYAIVNPKLDECVYPFKEICGAEVAWLLLGLVKKELEVDVDMRQYLDLVALAVIADVMPLYDINRAIVKEGLKQMAFSSRPSSVIIREFLNKSSLSSEDIAFSIAPRINSAGRLEDASIALEFLTAETLETAAKQFEILNNLNNIRKATEADTTEIACLHVNSEDKVIVVAGENWHEGVVGIVASRLVNRFKKPAIVLNIHADTAKGSARSIGDVDIFSLINSQKGLLTKFGGHKMAAGLSLHVSNIDEFKAAINREAQNIDPNDFIPKEDILGELASEAINFELLDILEKFEPYGEGNPRPRFLIKDAELLQVRLFGADRSHSRLNVRVKPYDRQTIEIVAFRQVLEVPEDKKITCSYTVNKNVFNGRTSVQLMLDNIYL
- the fliI gene encoding flagellar protein export ATPase FliI, with protein sequence MPFKSLKSKLASKTFSTSFGEVIKINANVITARGLQVSIGDMVKIVSSSSDLHTTGMVTEIDDTVFYITPFSFVEGFCSQDKVYQNSNGMNIPVSEALLGRVVDPFMKPIDGKGHIQSDRLNPIIKAPIEAMKRGMINEVFGVGVKTIDSFLTCGKGQKLGIFAGSGVGKSTLMGMIVRGSQAPIKVVALIGERGREVPEFIEKNLGGNLENTVIVVATSDDSPLMRKYGAFSAMSVAEYFKEMGHDVLFIMDSVTRFAMAQREIGLALGEPPTSKGYPPSSLTLLPQLMERAGKEEGKGSITAFFTVLIEGDDMSDPIADQSRSILDGHIVLSRELTDFGIYPPINILNSASRVMTDIIDEEHFKAAIKFRRLYTLLRENETLIRIGAYTKGSDKELDEAINKKEAMEAFMSQKASNQSDFNASVQELIELMK
- a CDS encoding ribonuclease J, with amino-acid sequence MSEASEGAQAVMPEQNNKKPNNNQNRRPNNQNRNRNAKSNPNAPQSRNNANSGANSNNNRNRRRNAPAPIDTTLKEFVTKNQDIHKQRLNPHYKLNLNSTDKVRITPLGGLGEIGGNITVFETEKEAILIDVGMSFPDEDMHGVDILVPDFSYIREIRNKIVAVIITHAHEDHIGAVPYLFKEMQFPIYGTPLPLAMIGNKFDEHHLKEFRRYFNPVEKRKVYEIGNDFKIEWMHMTHSIIDSSSLAITTDAGTIIHTGDFKIDHTPVDGYTADLHRLASYGEKGVLCLLSDSTNSYNTTPTPSELTVAPGFDRIFAKAEGRIIMSTFSSNIHRVYQAIQYGIKHGRKVCVIGRSMERNLEVCMQYDYIKLPKNIFVDADEVTRMNDKDVLIVTTGSQGEPSSALFRMSIGEHRHIKIKPTDLIVLSARAIPGNEGSISAMLNHLQRAGAKVAADRDIHVSGHASMEEQKLMLRLVNPKFFLPVHGEYNHIMKHKETAIMCGVPERNILLMNDGDCIEVGPKFMRKAKTVKTGKTYIDNQNNHQIEDDIVMDRQKLAQEGIVMIIAQVNESNSKMIAKPRVTTFGLVADKQDKAFALEMEDVLEHFLINMKEGLIQNPRALENDLRQVVRKHIYRKMKKYPLIVPTVFIM
- a CDS encoding purine-nucleoside phosphorylase produces the protein MIICAGNNENFDFATPMGVGLIETAMNITRLCLFDKPEFLLFVGTAGSYGDANIFDIIESKTAANVELAFLNDDVYTPLDNVISTNTTNKKDVIVNSSNYISTNAELAKKFLKLGIGIENMEFFSVLKVAQEFNIPAGGVFCVTNYTDKNAHEEFVKNHEKAKELLAIHVKNRIKELTQK
- the folE gene encoding GTP cyclohydrolase I FolE, with product MASEKEFEEAVRLIIQSVGEDPSREGLLKTPERVRKAYEFMYGGYKEDANEILNSALFTSSNDEMVVIKDIELYSTCEHHLLPIIGRAHVAYIPDGKVVGLSKIPRVVNVFARRMQIQEQLTEQIADAIMQTIKPKGVAVVIQARHMCMEMRGVEKINSTTTSSALRGLFKSDEKTRAEFFSLINAPVGNRY